Within the Roseicitreum antarcticum genome, the region ATCTCCTTGCCCGCGACCATCATCAGGTCGGCCATCTCATCGACAATCACGACGATGTAGGGAATGGTTTCGGGCGCGAATTCCTCGGTCTCGAACACCGGATCGCCGGTTTCGTCGTCGAACCCGGTCTGTACGGTGCGCTTGAACATCTCGCCCCGGTCCAGCGCCTCGCGCACGCGGCCGTTGAAGCCGTCGATGTTGCGCACGCCCATTTTCGACATCTTGCGATAGCGGTCCTCCATCTCGCCCACGACCCATTTCAGGGCGACGACGGCCTTCTTGGGGTCGGTCACCACGGGGGACAGCAGGTGCGGGATGCCGTCATAAACGGACAGTTCCAGCATTTTCGGGTCGATCATAATCAGGCGGCACTCGGCCGGGGTCAGTTTATACAGAAGCGACAGGATCATCGTGTTGATCGCCACCGATTTCCCCGAACCGGTGGTACCCGCGATCAGCAGGTGGGGCATCTTGGCGAGGTTGGCCACGATCGGTTCACCGCCAATGTCCTTGCCCAACGCCAGCGGCAGCTTCATGCCGGTATCGCCAAAGTCGCGCGCGGCCAGGATTTCGCGCAGCACCACCTTTTCGCGGTGGGCATTGGGCAGTTCGATCCCGATCACGCTGCGCCCCGGCACGGTCGAGACACGGGCCGAAAGCGCCGACATCGACCGTGCGATGTCATCAGCCAGCCCGATCACGCGGCTGGCCTTCAGCCCCGGTGCGGGTTCCAGCTCGTACATCGTGACGACGGGACCGGGGCGCACGCTGACGATTTCACCGCGCACGCCGTAATCATCCAGCACGTTTTCCAGCATCCGCGCGTTTTCTTCCAGCGCGTCATCGGACAGCGAATAGCGCTGCACATCGTCGGGGCTGGCCAGCAGGCCCAGCGGCGGCAGTTCATATTCGGGTTCGGGAAGCTGGCTGAATTGCAGGGCCGGCTGTGCCTCGGCCATTGCCTGCCGGGACGGGGCGGGCGGACGGCGCTGGCCGGTCTGAACCACGCGGCGTTGCAGCGTATGTCCGGCGGGCCGGGGGGTGGGGTCGAACAGCGGCTCGGCCACCAGCGGTGTGGCTGCGACAGAGGGCGCGAAAGCCTGCGGCGCGGCGTCATAGGCCATGTCATCCCCCTCATCGCCGTAGGGGTCCGCGTAGGGCTCGGCATAGGGGTCGGCATAGGCGGCGGGTTCGGGCTGCATATGGGTCTGGTAGGGCTGCGCGGAAACGGACGGCGCAGGGGCCCGGGTCGACGCTTGGGTCGGTGGTGCTGACACGGGTGACACCGGTCCGCCCGATACGGCGATGTTCTGCGCGGGCAGGTGCCAGCCGACCGGCGGAATGCTGGTCATGTGCAGCGCGGATGCACCCGCCGCAGCGGTCGCTGCCGTCACGGGTGGTTCGGGCCGCAGGGCGGGGTTTGCCGATGGCGCAGGGGTCGCAGGGGCGGCACCACGGTCATCCGAGATGCGGAACACCGGCTTGTGGCGCGACCTTGCGCGCACCGCGTCACTGATCCGCGCTTTGATACGATCGTCGCCGGTATGGGCGGCGTAGTGGTCCGGGTTGGCAGGCTGGGCTTGGGCGGTGTCTACCTCGGGTGCATCGGCCGGGCGACGGCTCAGCAGGTTCAGCTTTGACAGGATGCCCTGCCGCTGCGGCGCGGGTTCTGGTGCGGCGTGGCGCTGCGCGGGATAGCCATCAGGCCCCCATTGCGGTGCGTCAGGCGCCTCGGGCCAGACCTGTGGGGTCCAGCCTTGCGGCTGTGCAGCCCCGCGCAAGGGGCGACCGTAATCGTCATGATCGTCGAACAGCGGCGCGTCATCGTCTGTGTCGTCATAGCCCGCTGCATGGCGGCCTTGCGGGCCGGGCCGCGGTTGCGGTGCGGCACCATGACCTGTGGGCTGCGCGCGGATGACCGGCGGGGCAGGGCGCTGCGCGGCGGGTGCGGCAGTGGCGGCAGTGGGCTGGCGGGTCACGAACGGCTCTTGCCCATATGCACGCTCGGGTTGCGGGGCGCGGCCATAGGCGGGGTTTTGTGGATAGGGGTGCATGTCGGGCGCGGCCCGGCCCCGCGGGGTGTTGCCCGGGGCAACAGCGGCCTGTGCGCGGCGATGGGCAATGTGGTCCTGCGCCCGCACCGCCAGCCCCTGTGCCCCGCGCATGCTCAGGCGCGCGCCACCCGTTGCGCCCCGGCGCAGCACAGCGACCAGGCCAGCATAGCTCAGCAGCAGCCCCAGCACCAAGAACCGGCCGATCAGCGCCAGCTCATAGCGCACGAAGCCCAGCACGAAGGCCCAAATCGCCAGCGTGCCCAGCGTCAGCACCACGGTCATCAGCTTGACCCCGAAGGCCGCGTTCATCGGCAATGCCGTCAGAACCGCGCCCAGAATGGTATCGCCAAAAAGGCCCCCCAGCCCAAAGCTCTGGCCCCAGCTTTCGCTTGGCACCAGGCTCGCGGCCCAGACCGCGGTCAGCGCGATGGCGATGGGCACGAAGATAACGCGGCTCAGGATCAGCTCTTCGCCCCGGTGGATGACGAAACGCACGCCCCAACCGGCCAGCGCCAGCACCAGCCCCCATGCCCCATACCCGCTGATGATGATCAGCGGCGAGGCGACAGCGGCGCCGATCCGGCCCATTGCATTATGCACCGGCGCATCGGTCGCGGCCATCCAGCTGGGATCTTGGGGCGAATAGGATCCCAGCATCACCGCGACGACACCTGCCATGCACAGCAGCGCCACGCCCAGCATTTCCTTGCCGCGCTTGTTCAGAATTGCCTGAAGGCCGCTGTCCAGCAGGGGGTCACGCTGTCTGATGTTGTAGGAAGCCATCTTTCGCCCTCGCCTTTATGGATAGAGACAGTCACGCAGCTGGATCAGCGCGGTCTGCATTTCGTCACGCTCGGCCACCATGGCCACGCGGATGTAGGATTTGCCGGGGTTCACGCCATCGACGTCGCGGCTGAGATAGGCACCCGGCAGCACCCGCACGCCGGTTTCGCGCCACAGGCGCAGCGCGGCGTCTTCGCCGTCGGGCACCGGCAGCCACAGGAAAAACCCGGCCTGCGGCGGGACATAGCCCTGCATGCCGCCGAAGACCGCATCGGCGATGCGGTATTTCTCGCGGTACATCTCACGGCTGACGGTCACATGCGCCTCATCGTTCCAGGCGGCGGTGGCGACGGCTTGCAGCGGCAGCGGCAGCGGCGCCCCGGCATAGGCGCGCAGCTGGCGGATGCGGCGGATGCTTTCCACGCCGCCCGCGACAAAGCCTGATCGCAGCCCCGGAAGGTTCGAGCGTTTGGACAGTGAATGAAAGCTCAGCACACGCTCGGCGCTGGCACCCGCCTCGGCGGCGGCTTCCAGAATGCCCGGCGGGGGCGTGTCGCGGTAGATCTCGGCGTAGCATTCATCGGCAAATATCTGGAAATCATACTGCTCGGCCAGCGCCAGCAGATCGGCCCAATAGGCGCGGTCGGCCACGGCCCCCTGCGGGTTTGCGGGCGAACAGACATAGGCAATCGCGGTGCGGTTCAGCACCTCGTCGGGCAGGGCGCGGTAGTCGGGGAGGTGGCCCGTGTTGGCCGTCGCGGGCACATAGACCGGCTGCGCCCCCACAGCGAGGGCCGCGACCGCATAGACCTGATAGAACGGGTTGGGCGTCAGGATGACGGGCTGGCCCCCTGCCTTGGATTCGGGGCAGAGTGCCAGGGCCGCGTTGAACAACCCCTCACGCGTGCCGTTCAGCGCCATGATTTGGGCGTCGGGCACGGTCACGCCATAGCGTCGTGTCAGCCAGCCGCTGATCGCGGCCAGTAGGTCGGGCGTGCCCTCATTGCTGGGGTAGCGGGCAAAACCGGCCAGCGAGTCGGCCAGGATTTCCCCCACGAAGGGCGGCATCGGGTGGCGCGGTTCGCCGATCGTCATGGCAACGGGCGTGCCGCCCGGTTGATGGACGTCAAGCAACGCGCGCAGGCGCGGAAACGCGTATTCTGGCAGGTTCGAAAACCGCTCAGGGAAACTCATGGACTGCCTCATGGATCGGGGTCGTTATCGCCCCGTTGCGGACACGTTAGCCTGTCTGACCCGCCGGGTCCAGAAAAACGCTGCGGTTCTTGGGGCTTGTGGTATCGGGTTGTGGCATTTACGCCCCGGCGGATTGCCGGGGGTAATCGCGTGACATCTCAACGCAGTGCCGCCTCGGCAGCCGCGCCCAGCCGCAGCAGCCGCGCCTCCGCCATCGGCGGGCACATCAGGCTGATCCCGGTGGATGGCACGCCGGTTGGCAGGGTCAGCACACACAGTCCCATCAGGTTGCCGATGCGTGTGTTGCGCAGGGTCAGCAGGTTTTCCACGCCGTAATAGGCATGGTCCGACATCAGGCGCCCGGCATCTGGCGGCAGGTTCGGTGCGGTGGGCAGTACCACTGCATCATATTCGGCAGTATCGGCCAGATAGGCTGCGCGTAATCGGTCCAGCCGGTTCCAGGCCGCAACGTAATCGGTGGCGCTATGGTCCATGCCGGACCGGAAGCGCTCCAGAATCGGGGGGAACATCAGATCGGCCTTGGGCTCGATCACGTCGCGCCAGATGCCGTAGCATTCCGGCGTATAAATGACCGCCGACAGCGGCATTGCCTCGGATACTGCCGCTACGGCGCGCCGCGTGACGGTTGCGCCCGCCGCTTCCAGCCGCGCGATGGCCGTGTCGAACCCGCCCAGCGGTGCCGCGCGGATATCGTCGAATGCAACATTGTCCAGCACCAAAAACCGAACGCCGTCCAGCGATGCGCCGCGCAGATCGGGGGCGCGGCGGCCTTCCAGCGCGGCCAGCGCCAGCGCCGCATCCTCGACCGTCCGGGCCAAGGGGCCGATTGTGTCGAACCGCAAGGCCAGCGGCACCACGCCGCGCAGACTGACCCGATCGGCGGTGGTTTTCAGCCCCACAAGGTCATTCCAGGCGGCCGGTATTCGTACCGACCCGCCCGTATCCGACCCGATGGCCAGGGGCGCCAGCCCGAAGGCGACCGAGGCCGCCGCCCCGGAAGAACTTCCCCCCGGCACGGCATCGGGGTTGTTCACGCAGGGCGGCGTGGCGGTCACCGGGTTCAGCCCCAGCCCGGAATAGGCGAATTCCGACATATGCGTCTTGCCGAGGCCAATCATGCCTGCTGCTGTGGCATTGGCGACAACCTCGGCATCGCGGTCGGGCGTGCGGCCCTGCAACACGGCCGATCCCGCCTCGGTCGCGATGCCTGCGGTGTCGAACAGGTCTTTCCACGACACCGGCACCCCATCCAGCGGCCCAAGGCGCTGTCCGGCCTTTGCCCGCGCCCGTGCGCTGGCGGCCTGTGCAAGGGCGCTGTCCCGCGTCAGTCGGGCATAGATGCGGTTGCCCAAGGCATGCCCGGCGGCGGCATCGAGGAACGTCTCGGCCAGTGCAACCGGGCAGATTTCCCCCGCCTCAACACCCCGGCCCAGTGCTGCCGCGCTTTTGTTCTGCCAGTCCTTGCCCATCGGCGCGCCCCTTTGCCCTGCTGTCGTTTTGCTTTTCCCGCAGGGTGTTATCGGCGCGAAGCCGCGATGAATCAACCTTCCCGTGGTGGGTCGTGGTCCTGCTGTGCATGTCGCATGGACAATTCCGCCATCAGGCGCATATTGGCGCCATGACACATGAGACAGATATTCTGATCGTCGGGGGCGGGCTGAATGGGCCGGTGCTGGCGCTTGCGCTGGCGTCAGGCGGGCTGCGGGTTACAGTTGTAGATGCCGCCCCGGCGCACACCCATGACCGGCCTGGCACCGATACCTACAGTGCCTTTGACGGACGGGCCTATGCGCTTGCCATGGCCTCGTGCCGTGCGCTGAAGGCCCTTGGCATCTGGGACCGGGTGGCGGACAAAGCCCAGCCGATGCTGGAGATCAAGGCCAGCGACGGGCGAGCGGGGCAGGGTGCTGCCCCTTTCTTCCTGCATTTTGACCATGCCGAGATCGAGGAAGGCCCGATGGGCCACATGCTGGAAGACCGCTACCTGCGCGGCGCGCTGCATGAAGCCATGGCTGCCCAACCGCTGATCACCTACCGTCCCGGCGCACGGGTGGTGGCGCAAGATACCGGCGGCGCGCGCCAAGCCTGCGTGACGCTGGACGATGGAAGCCAACTGCACGCCCGCCTGCTGGTCGGTTGCGACGGGCGCACCAGCGGCACGGCGGCGCGGGCGGGCATCCGGCGCACCGGCTGGGATTATGGCCAGACCGCGATGGTCTGCGCCATCGACCACGATCTGCCGCACAGCGGCATCGCGCATCAGTTCTTCATGCCCGCCGGACCGCTGGCAATCCTGCCGCTGCCGGGCAACAGGTCCTCAATCGTCTGGAGCGAGCGGACCGCGACCGCCGCCGCCATTCAGGCCCTGTCCGACGATGATTATCTAAGTGCGCTGCGCCCGGCCTTCGGGGATTTCCTCGGCGCGATCCGGCTGGCGGGCAAGCGCTGGGCCTATCCGCTGAACCTGACGTTGGCGAACAGTTTCATCGGCTCACGTCTCGCGCTTGTGGGGGATGCTGCGCATGGCGTGCACCCCATCGCGGGGCAAGGGTTGAATCTGGGGCTGCGCGATGTTGGGGCGCTGGCGCAGGTGGTGATCGAGGCTGCAAGGCGCGGCGAGGACATTGCCTCACCGCTGGTGCTGGACCGCTACCAGACCTGGCGCCGGTTCGATACCACGATGCTGGCGCTGGGCACTGACGCTGTCAACCGACTGTTTTCCAATGACAACCCGCTGCTGCGTGCCGCGCGCGACCTGGGCATGGGCGCGGTCAGCGCCATACCGGGGCTGCGGCGCGGGTTCATCCGGCAAGCCGCTGGCCTTAGCGGGGATGTCCCGCGCCTGTTGCAGGGCCGCGCGATCTGATTGGCGCCATCTGCCTGGAGAGCGGTGCGATCACCGCGCCAGCGCGTGATAATCCGGGTTCGGCTCCATGCCGGTGGCCGAGGCCATGCGATTCGACATGCTGAAGAACCCCACAACCGCGATAATGTCGAATAAATCGCGGTCGCTGAAGCCATGCGTCCGCAGCACTTCGCGGTCGGCTTCGGACACTTTCGCGCTGTGTTCGGTCACAAGGGCCGCAAAATCCAGCATGGCGCGGGTGCGGTCGTCCAATGGCGCGAAGCGGTAGTTCATTACCATCGCCTCGCCCAGCGCGGGATCGCCCGACAATTGCCGTACAGCCGCACCGTGCGCCACTTGGCAATACCAGCAGCGGTTGATCGACGAGACGACGACGGCGATCATCTCGCGCTCCAGCTTCGTCAGCGCGCTGTCGCCCAGCATCAGGTCGTTGTACATCGCCGAGAATGCGTTCAACTTTTCGATGTCAAAGGCATAGGCGCGCAGCACATTGGGGATGAATCCCAGCTTTTCGACGCAAATGTCAAAGAACCGCGCCGTTGCGTCGGGCAGTGGATCGACGGGGGGCAGATCAAGGGCTGTGGGCTGTTGGGACATGGGGCGCGACCTTCGCGTTAGGGAATGTGATAAGGTGACGTTGCGGCAGCCTAAGCAGATTTCAGGCGGTAGTGATAGGATGCAACCTGCGTCATGCCAAGCCGTGCGTAAAGGGCGCGTGCACCTGCATTGCCTGCGGTGACGGCCAGCGCGAAGGTGGTGGCACCTTCGGCCTGCGCCCACCACGCGGCACCCGTGACGATGCGCGCACCGATTCCCTGACGGCGAAAGGCCGGTGAAACCTCAACCGCGTGCAGCATGGCGATCCCGTCATGGCAGGCGACAAAGCCAACGCCGACCGCGCGATCGGATTGCCGGGCGATCAGGCCCGCTTTGGGCGCACAGGCGCGTTCCATTACTGCCAGCCTGGCAGGCCCGGTGCCCGCCGCCGCCCAGAGGTCACGCATGATCGCCAGCGGTGGCCAAAGAGGGAACAGGCTGACGGGCCCGGGCTCAATCGCCAGCGCCGCTGTCGGCGCGGCATAGATCACCGTGGGGTCGTTGATGACATAGCCCCGCGCCGCCAGCAGTGCATCAAGCGGCGCGTGATCCACACCGCGCAGCGCAAAAAGTGGCGGCTGGCCGGTGGCGGCGGCCTGCGCCCCCTCAGCCTGTGTGACATCATCTGCACTGATTGCCGCGGCATCCATGCCCGGCGCCAGTAGGGTGGCCGAGACACGCTGCCCGCCGCCTTGCCCGTCGCGCAAGAGCCATGGGCCTTGCTGCGTGACCCGCGCGGCGGGCCATGTCGCATCCAGTGCGGCAAAGATGTGTGCGGCGCTGTGCGCGCCAGCGCCTTGCCCGGTCCCTGACGCTTGACCTTCGGCAATGCTCATTCCACGGCTTCCGGGAACAGCTTGCACAATGCCAGCATCGCGGCCTGAACCTCGGCCCCGTCCGCGCCCCGCACTACGATATTCGCGCCGTAAACCCCGTCGCGCACGAAGGGGTAGGACCCGATGGACAGCTTTGGATGCGCCTCGGCCAGGGCGCGCAGGGGCGTGGCGATCTCGCCCTCGCCACGCTGCACGCGCAGCGTCTGCGACAGAAGCGGCGCGCCCCCCGTCAGGCCGGGCAATACGCTAGCCACCATGGCCTGAAAGACCGAAGGCACCCCCGCCATCACATACACATTGTCGATGCAGAACCCGGGGGCAGACGACACCGGGTTGTCGATCAGCGTCGCAGTGTCGGGGATGCGGGCCATGCGCAACCGCGCCTCGTTCAGTTCCAGCCCGGTGCGCTGATAATGCGCGGCCAGAATCGCGCGGGCATCGTCGCGGATACCGATTCCCACGCCAAAGGCCTTTGCGACCGCATCGGCGGTGATATCGTCATGCGTCGGCCCGATTCCTCCCGAGGTGAAGACATGGTCATAGGCCGCGCGCAGGTCGTTCAGCGCGCCGACGATCTGTGCCTCTACATCAGACACGATCCGCACCTCGGCCAGATCAATGCCGTGGCGCGCCAGCTCCCCGGCGAGATGGTACATATTCGCGTCGCGGGTGCGGCCGGACAGGATTTCATCGCCAATCACCAGCATGGCGGCAGTCGGGTTGGGCATCGGGATACTCCTTGCAATCATGCGGGGCTTTGGGCTGGGCGCGGGTGCCATGCAAGGGTATAAGCGCGCGGTCATGCAGTTTCAAACCCCCTTGATCCCCGCCCGACTGATCCGGCGCTACAAACGGTTTCTGGCCGACTTCACGCTGGCCGACGGGCAGGCTGTCACCGCGCATTGCCCCAATACCGGCGCGATGACCGGGCTGGACACGCCGGGTCTGACCTGCTGGCTGGAGCCGAACACCGACCCGCGCAAGAAGCTGGCCTATGGCTGGCGTCTGGTGGGCCTGCCGGGTGGCGGGCTGGCCAATATCGACACCAGCCTGCCCAACCGCATTGTGGCCGAGGGGCTGGCGCAGGGCCGCGTCGCCACCCTCAGCGCTTATACCGATTTCCGGCGCGAGGTGGTGCTGGGTGCTTCACGCGTTGATTTCCGCGCCACCGCGCCCGGCCTGCCGGATGTGTATCTGGAGGTTAAAAGCGTCACCCTGCGCCGGGGCGCGCAGGCGCTGTTCCCCGATACCGTGACCACACGCGGCGCGCGGCATCTGGCGGATCTGGCACAGGCGCGGGGGGCGGGGCACCGGGCCGTGATGCTTTACCTCATCAGCCGCACCGATTGCGCGGGCTTTGGTATCGCCGCCGATCTGGACCCGGCCTATGCAAGCGCCTATGACGCTGCCCGCCGCGCGGGGGTCGAGGTGCTGGCCCATGCTTGTGACATCACGCTCCAAGGCATCACTTTCGGCGCGCCGATCCCCACACCCCCCTTGTGATCAGCTGCGGGATGCACAAGATACCTCCTGCCGAAAAACCGGGCTAGATATTCCCAAGACGGCACCAGGGCGCAGGCTTCGGCTGGTAAATCCGATGCGCCTTGGGTATTCATGCCCCAATACCGACCGATTTCGGAGGCTCTTTTGGAAGATACTTCAGGCCAGACCACACGCGACGGGATCACGCTGCACGCGCCCGCAGATTTCGCTGGGATGCGCGCCGCCGGGCAACTGGCCGCGCATATCCTGGATGAGATCGCGCCGCATGTCGTACCCGGCCAGACCACGGGCGAACTGGACCGCATCATCACGGAACGGGTTGCGGCCTCGGGCGCTGCCTCGGCCACCATCGGCTACCGCGGCTATCAGCATGCGTCGTGCATCAGCGTCAACCATGTGGTGTGTCACGGCATCCCCGGCGCAAAGATCCCCTACAGCAAGGCCCCGGCGCCACGGCGCGATGGCGACATCTTGCTGGACGGCGATATCATCAACATCGACGTGACGGTGATTGTGGATGGCTGGTTCGGCGACACCTCGCGCATGTATGTGGCGGGAAAGCTGAAGCCGTTTGCCGAACGCCTCATCAACATCACCCATGACGCGCTGATGCGCGGGATCGAGGCCGTGCGCCCCGGCAACACCTTCGGCGATATCGGCCATGCGATCCAATCCTATGTCGAGGCTGAGCGTATGTCGGTCGTGCGCGACTTCTGTGGCCACGGGCTGGGCCGTGTGTTCCACGCGCCGCCCAATGTGCTGCACTATGGCCGCGCGGGCACTGGCCCGGTGCTGGAAGAGGGGATGTTCTTCACGATCGAGCCCATGGTGAACATCGGCCGTCCCGAAACCAAGGTGCTGCGCGACGACTGGACTGCCATCACGCGCGACAAATCGTTGTCGGCGCAGTTTGAACATTCGGTCGGCGTGACCGCCAGCGGGGCCGAGATCTTCACACTGTCGCCTGCTGGGAAATTCCACCCGACATGGTAGCGGCGGTGGCCTCGGCATGACGGCGCTGCGCGCGCTTACAGGGGTGATGGCATTGGCCATCGCCGCGCTGTGCATCTGGCAGTTGGAGCGTGACCGCGCCGGGCTGGTCATCACCGCGCTGGAAGGGACGGGCAGCACGCCCGCCACGCTGTTCCACCGCGCAGACGCCACGCCCGCGCCGTTGGTGGTGATCGCCCATGGCTTTGCCGGGTCGGAGCAACTGATGCACCCCTTCGCGCTGACGCTGGCGCAATCAGGCTATCTGGTTGCGACGTTCGACTTCATGGGCCATGGCCGGAACCCGGTGCCGATGTCGGGCGACGTTACCTCGGTCGATGGCACCACACAGCTTTTGATGCAGGAGGTCGGGCGCGTCACCGATGCCGCCCTTGCGCATCCGCTGGCCGATGGCAGGGTCGCGCTGCTGGGCCATTCCATGGCATCCGACATCGTGGTGCGGCAGTCGCTTGCCGACGACCGGGTGACGGCAACCGTCGCGGTCTCCATGTTCTCGCAGGCGGTGACGGCCAGCACGCCCGCCAACCTTCTGATCCTCGTGGGCGACTGGGAAGGCATGTTGAAGACCGAGGCGTTGCGCGCCCTGCATCTGGCCGATCCCGACGCTGTCGCAGGCCAGACCGTGGGCGACCCCGCCACCGGTACCGGCCGCCGCGCCGTTTTCGCGCCGATGGTTGAACATGTCGGCGTCCTCTATTCCATGACATCGTTGACCGAGGCGCAGGCTTGGCTGGATGCGACATTCGGGCGGATGAGCGAGATTAACGCCCTGCAGCGCGGTGGCTGGATTGCGCTGTTGCTGGTCGCGGTGGTGGCGCTGGGCTGGCCCCTTGCTGGCCTGTTGCCTGCCGCGACCACTGTCGCCGCGCCTCTGTCCCGGGGTGCTTTCCTCATCACCGCAGGGACACCGGCCCTGCTGACACCGTTGGTTCTCTGGCCCTTTGACACCCGCTTCCTGCCGGTGCTGGTGGCCGATTACCTGGCGCTGCATTTCGCGGTCTATGGCGCGCTGACGCTGGGCCTTCTGGCATGGATGAACCGCGCCCGCCTGTCCGGGCCGCACCACTGGGGCCGCAGCTTGTGGATCGCCGCCGCCGTCGCGGTTTTCGGGATAGCTGTGTTCGGCGGGGTGATGGACCGCTATGTCGCGTCGTTTTTCCCGCACGCCGGCCGCGTCCCCATCATTGCCGCCATGGCGCTGGGTGCGGTGCCCTTCATGCTGGGTGATGCGTTCCTGACCATGGGCGGCCGGGCGGCAATCTGGCGCACCGTTACTGTCCGCGCCTTGTTTCTGGCGTCCCTGGGGCTGGCCGTCGCGCTGGACTTTGAGCGGTTGTTTTTCCTGCTGATCATCCTGCCGGTGATCTTGCTGTTCTTCATCCTGTTCGGCGTGATGGGGGGCTGGGTCGGTCGCCGCTCCGGCCTGCCCGCCGCAGGCGGTATCGGGCTGGGCCTTGTGCTGGCATGGTCACTGGGCGTGACCTTTCCGCTATTCGTCTGACGGCACGGAAGCGGCTGCGCCTCCCGCTGTGTCCGAGGGTTCTTCGTCGACGAAAGGCGACACTTCCTTGCGGTGTCGTCCCTCCATGACCGAGTTCAGCACGCCGCCCAGCAGCACCGAATAGGCCGAGATGTAGAACCACATCAACAGCGCGACCACCGCGCCGATAGAGCCGTAAACCTCATTGTAATTGCCGAAATTCGCCAGAAATATCGAAAACGCCACCGACGCTCCGGCCCAGAGCACCACGGCCAGCGCGAGTCCCGGCGATGCCCAGCGCCCGCGTCCGACGCCTTCCCGGTTCGGACCATAGCGGTAGAACAGCGCCAGCCCGACGACCAGGACGCCCAGCGCCGCCGCCCAGCGCAGCACCTCCAGCAATACCCCGTAGAACCCGCCCAACGGAAAGAAGGCCAGCAAGATCGGCACGATCACCAGCGCCGCCAGTGCCACCAGCGCCACCAGCACCATCGCGCCCGTCATCGCCACCGCAACGATCATGTCGCGTAGC harbors:
- a CDS encoding DNA translocase FtsK, with amino-acid sequence MASYNIRQRDPLLDSGLQAILNKRGKEMLGVALLCMAGVVAVMLGSYSPQDPSWMAATDAPVHNAMGRIGAAVASPLIIISGYGAWGLVLALAGWGVRFVIHRGEELILSRVIFVPIAIALTAVWAASLVPSESWGQSFGLGGLFGDTILGAVLTALPMNAAFGVKLMTVVLTLGTLAIWAFVLGFVRYELALIGRFLVLGLLLSYAGLVAVLRRGATGGARLSMRGAQGLAVRAQDHIAHRRAQAAVAPGNTPRGRAAPDMHPYPQNPAYGRAPQPERAYGQEPFVTRQPTAATAAPAAQRPAPPVIRAQPTGHGAAPQPRPGPQGRHAAGYDDTDDDAPLFDDHDDYGRPLRGAAQPQGWTPQVWPEAPDAPQWGPDGYPAQRHAAPEPAPQRQGILSKLNLLSRRPADAPEVDTAQAQPANPDHYAAHTGDDRIKARISDAVRARSRHKPVFRISDDRGAAPATPAPSANPALRPEPPVTAATAAAGASALHMTSIPPVGWHLPAQNIAVSGGPVSPVSAPPTQASTRAPAPSVSAQPYQTHMQPEPAAYADPYAEPYADPYGDEGDDMAYDAAPQAFAPSVAATPLVAEPLFDPTPRPAGHTLQRRVVQTGQRRPPAPSRQAMAEAQPALQFSQLPEPEYELPPLGLLASPDDVQRYSLSDDALEENARMLENVLDDYGVRGEIVSVRPGPVVTMYELEPAPGLKASRVIGLADDIARSMSALSARVSTVPGRSVIGIELPNAHREKVVLREILAARDFGDTGMKLPLALGKDIGGEPIVANLAKMPHLLIAGTTGSGKSVAINTMILSLLYKLTPAECRLIMIDPKMLELSVYDGIPHLLSPVVTDPKKAVVALKWVVGEMEDRYRKMSKMGVRNIDGFNGRVREALDRGEMFKRTVQTGFDDETGDPVFETEEFAPETIPYIVVIVDEMADLMMVAGKEIEACIQRLAQMARASGIHLIMATQRPSVDVITGTIKANFPTRISFQVTSKIDSRTILGEQGAEQLLGMGDMLYMAGGAKITRIHGPFVSDEEVEEIVNHLKSFGPPSYMSGVVEGPDNDKEADIDAVLGLGDSSGEDALYDQAVQVVIRDRKCSTSYIQRKLGIGYNKAARLVEQMEDQGIVTTANHVGKREILVPEQG
- a CDS encoding aminotransferase class I/II-fold pyridoxal phosphate-dependent enzyme; this translates as MSFPERFSNLPEYAFPRLRALLDVHQPGGTPVAMTIGEPRHPMPPFVGEILADSLAGFARYPSNEGTPDLLAAISGWLTRRYGVTVPDAQIMALNGTREGLFNAALALCPESKAGGQPVILTPNPFYQVYAVAALAVGAQPVYVPATANTGHLPDYRALPDEVLNRTAIAYVCSPANPQGAVADRAYWADLLALAEQYDFQIFADECYAEIYRDTPPPGILEAAAEAGASAERVLSFHSLSKRSNLPGLRSGFVAGGVESIRRIRQLRAYAGAPLPLPLQAVATAAWNDEAHVTVSREMYREKYRIADAVFGGMQGYVPPQAGFFLWLPVPDGEDAALRLWRETGVRVLPGAYLSRDVDGVNPGKSYIRVAMVAERDEMQTALIQLRDCLYP
- a CDS encoding amidase; protein product: MGKDWQNKSAAALGRGVEAGEICPVALAETFLDAAAGHALGNRIYARLTRDSALAQAASARARAKAGQRLGPLDGVPVSWKDLFDTAGIATEAGSAVLQGRTPDRDAEVVANATAAGMIGLGKTHMSEFAYSGLGLNPVTATPPCVNNPDAVPGGSSSGAAASVAFGLAPLAIGSDTGGSVRIPAAWNDLVGLKTTADRVSLRGVVPLALRFDTIGPLARTVEDAALALAALEGRRAPDLRGASLDGVRFLVLDNVAFDDIRAAPLGGFDTAIARLEAAGATVTRRAVAAVSEAMPLSAVIYTPECYGIWRDVIEPKADLMFPPILERFRSGMDHSATDYVAAWNRLDRLRAAYLADTAEYDAVVLPTAPNLPPDAGRLMSDHAYYGVENLLTLRNTRIGNLMGLCVLTLPTGVPSTGISLMCPPMAEARLLRLGAAAEAALR
- a CDS encoding FAD-dependent monooxygenase — encoded protein: MTHETDILIVGGGLNGPVLALALASGGLRVTVVDAAPAHTHDRPGTDTYSAFDGRAYALAMASCRALKALGIWDRVADKAQPMLEIKASDGRAGQGAAPFFLHFDHAEIEEGPMGHMLEDRYLRGALHEAMAAQPLITYRPGARVVAQDTGGARQACVTLDDGSQLHARLLVGCDGRTSGTAARAGIRRTGWDYGQTAMVCAIDHDLPHSGIAHQFFMPAGPLAILPLPGNRSSIVWSERTATAAAIQALSDDDYLSALRPAFGDFLGAIRLAGKRWAYPLNLTLANSFIGSRLALVGDAAHGVHPIAGQGLNLGLRDVGALAQVVIEAARRGEDIASPLVLDRYQTWRRFDTTMLALGTDAVNRLFSNDNPLLRAARDLGMGAVSAIPGLRRGFIRQAAGLSGDVPRLLQGRAI
- a CDS encoding peroxidase-related enzyme (This protein belongs to a clade of uncharacterized proteins related to peroxidases such as the alkylhydroperoxidase AhpD.): MSQQPTALDLPPVDPLPDATARFFDICVEKLGFIPNVLRAYAFDIEKLNAFSAMYNDLMLGDSALTKLEREMIAVVVSSINRCWYCQVAHGAAVRQLSGDPALGEAMVMNYRFAPLDDRTRAMLDFAALVTEHSAKVSEADREVLRTHGFSDRDLFDIIAVVGFFSMSNRMASATGMEPNPDYHALAR